The following proteins are co-located in the Haloarcula rubripromontorii genome:
- a CDS encoding type IV pilin, with protein MELKRFFNDDDAVSPVIGVILMVAITVILAAVIATFVLGLGDQVSNTAPQASFSTDYDSDKGEVTVTHDGGDSIKASNLYFRGSGFGSGAATNEIDSNNEQWPSANASSNSKVVAGDRVAVMVSGDSYDFSVVYESATGDNSATLATASGPDA; from the coding sequence ATGGAACTCAAACGATTCTTCAACGACGACGATGCTGTGTCGCCGGTCATCGGGGTCATCCTGATGGTCGCAATCACGGTCATCCTCGCGGCCGTTATCGCAACGTTCGTCCTCGGTCTGGGCGATCAGGTAAGCAACACGGCTCCACAGGCTAGCTTCAGTACCGATTACGACTCAGACAAGGGCGAAGTTACGGTAACTCACGACGGTGGCGATTCGATCAAGGCAAGCAACCTCTACTTCAGAGGGAGCGGATTCGGATCCGGCGCTGCTACTAATGAAATCGATAGCAATAACGAGCAGTGGCCGAGTGCCAACGCCAGCAGTAACAGCAAAGTCGTTGCCGGTGACAGAGTCGCTGTCATGGTCTCTGGCGATAGCTACGACTTCAGCGTCGTCTACGAGTCAGCCACCGGCGACAACTCCGCAACACTCGCCACTGCATCCGGGCCGGACGCATAA
- a CDS encoding HAH_0734 family protein, with protein sequence MKKLIIHGDPGLRKGGRIEYEDEEYEVFSVSRQGDWHGPDRPQLWCTIGSEDEEETFKTQEYIPMHLDTDDIEAEAVTVLRERAPPNAES encoded by the coding sequence ATGAAGAAGCTCATTATCCACGGCGACCCGGGGCTCCGAAAGGGCGGCCGCATCGAGTACGAGGACGAGGAGTACGAGGTGTTCTCGGTCTCGCGGCAGGGCGACTGGCACGGCCCGGACCGGCCACAGCTCTGGTGTACTATCGGTTCGGAGGACGAGGAAGAGACGTTCAAGACCCAGGAGTACATCCCGATGCATCTGGACACGGACGACATCGAGGCCGAGGCCGTCACCGTTCTCCGCGAGCGCGCGCCGCCGAACGCCGAGTCCTGA
- a CDS encoding glycosyltransferase has translation MSRSVGVVLPAYRPDTEQLGTYIAAIDDALEPQTIVVELDAPRDGVPAQLRSLPVEVHTVPYRRGKGAAITAGFERMETDVLAFVDADGSTPVASLERILAPVTEGRTDLAVGSRRHPDAIVASHQTFARRFLGDGFAWLAGQLLDVRLYDYQCGAKAIDAAAWERVRDHLYEPGFAWDVELIAITAALDLCIEEVPIEWEDKPGSTVSPIRTSIDLLEALLTARHRSKQLRDDRFHAALAEHLDEPTALIEKDR, from the coding sequence ATGTCGCGTTCCGTCGGGGTAGTTCTCCCCGCCTACCGTCCCGACACAGAGCAGCTCGGGACCTATATCGCCGCTATCGACGATGCCCTCGAACCGCAGACGATAGTCGTTGAACTCGATGCACCCCGGGACGGCGTTCCCGCACAGCTCCGCTCGCTCCCAGTCGAAGTCCACACCGTGCCCTATCGCCGCGGTAAAGGTGCAGCCATCACTGCCGGGTTCGAGCGGATGGAGACCGACGTGCTGGCCTTTGTCGACGCTGATGGATCGACACCGGTCGCCTCGCTCGAACGGATACTGGCCCCGGTCACCGAGGGCCGGACGGACCTCGCCGTTGGCTCCCGCCGCCACCCGGACGCTATCGTTGCCAGCCACCAGACGTTCGCCCGCCGATTCCTCGGCGACGGCTTCGCGTGGCTCGCCGGCCAGTTGCTCGATGTGCGGCTGTATGACTACCAGTGCGGTGCAAAAGCAATCGATGCGGCCGCCTGGGAGCGCGTCCGCGACCATCTGTACGAACCCGGCTTCGCGTGGGACGTTGAACTGATAGCCATCACCGCCGCACTGGACCTGTGTATCGAGGAGGTCCCTATCGAGTGGGAAGACAAGCCCGGCTCGACGGTCTCGCCGATACGAACGTCGATAGACCTGCTTGAGGCATTGCTAACCGCTCGCCATCGGTCGAAGCAACTGCGCGATGACCGTTTCCACGCGGCCTTGGCCGAGCATCTCGACGAACCAACTGCCCTTATCGAGAAAGATCGATGA
- a CDS encoding 50S ribosomal protein L44e produces the protein MQMPRRFNTYCPHCNEHQEHEVEKVRSGRETGMKWIDRQRERNSGIGNDGKFSKVPGGDKPTKKTDLKYRCGECGKAHLREGWRTGRLEFQE, from the coding sequence ATGCAGATGCCACGACGATTCAACACGTACTGTCCGCACTGTAACGAGCATCAGGAACACGAAGTCGAGAAAGTCCGGAGCGGCCGTGAGACCGGCATGAAGTGGATCGACCGCCAGCGCGAGCGCAACTCCGGTATCGGGAACGACGGCAAGTTCTCGAAGGTCCCGGGTGGCGACAAGCCCACCAAGAAGACGGACCTCAAGTACCGCTGTGGCGAGTGTGGGAAGGCCCACCTCCGCGAGGGATGGCGCACCGGCCGACTGGAGTTCCAGGAGTAA
- a CDS encoding cation:proton antiporter codes for MTESLRPILAILVSAVAIPVILSLKRRPNLREGVTLAVAFAKFGIIASMVPGVLSGTEYEFVVGQFATGIELAFTVDPLGLLFGLLASLLWIVTSFYSIGYMRGLDEHAQTRYFASFAASLASAVGVAFASNLLTLFVCYELLTVSTYPLVTHDETDEARAAGRKYLAYTFGGGVAVLGGTVLVFVLAGTTAFTPGGLEGLATADPTLARAAFALLAAGFGVKAALMPAHSWLPDAMVAPTPVSGLLHAVAVVKSGVFGIARVVLDVYGTGTMEQLGVGLPLAAIAAFTLLTASIIALRQDNLKRRLAYSTISQLSYIVLGLGLLHGQALTGGLLHIPAHAFMKLTLFFCAGAIHVETHTDDISDMAGIGRRMPLTMAAFAVAAAGMAGIPLVAGFVSKWYLVIGALSLESGGLVFAAALLVSGVLNIAYFWPIVYQAYFESPESHDEKPLIGGPFGGRDEVRADGGEDHESDAADGHIDEGEVPRPEHVDHLGKHDEEHEHHGGPPAGGWDDRGWRGGESTWFMLGPILTAATLSLLLGTVPYTAVFLRIVDTIVGNLPGVVA; via the coding sequence ATGACTGAGTCGCTACGCCCAATCCTGGCAATCCTCGTCTCGGCGGTGGCTATCCCCGTGATTCTCTCGCTCAAACGTCGGCCGAATCTGCGAGAGGGGGTGACTCTGGCCGTCGCGTTCGCAAAGTTCGGTATTATTGCGAGCATGGTCCCCGGCGTCCTGAGCGGAACGGAGTACGAGTTCGTCGTCGGACAGTTCGCCACCGGTATCGAACTGGCGTTCACCGTCGACCCGCTCGGGCTGCTGTTTGGCCTGCTCGCCAGCCTGCTGTGGATCGTCACGAGCTTCTACAGCATCGGTTATATGCGCGGGCTGGACGAGCACGCCCAGACGCGCTACTTCGCCTCCTTCGCCGCCAGCCTCGCGTCGGCGGTCGGCGTCGCGTTCGCGTCGAACCTGCTGACGCTGTTCGTCTGTTACGAACTGCTGACGGTGTCGACGTACCCGCTCGTTACCCACGACGAGACGGACGAGGCCCGCGCTGCCGGCCGGAAGTATCTCGCGTACACATTCGGCGGTGGCGTTGCCGTGCTGGGCGGGACGGTGCTGGTGTTCGTGCTCGCCGGGACGACCGCGTTCACGCCCGGCGGGCTCGAAGGCCTCGCGACGGCCGACCCGACGCTGGCGAGGGCCGCGTTCGCCCTGCTGGCGGCCGGCTTCGGCGTCAAGGCCGCACTGATGCCGGCCCACTCCTGGCTCCCCGATGCGATGGTCGCGCCAACGCCGGTGTCGGGCCTGCTGCACGCCGTCGCAGTCGTCAAGAGCGGTGTGTTCGGCATCGCTCGGGTCGTCCTTGACGTGTACGGGACCGGGACGATGGAGCAACTCGGCGTCGGCCTCCCGCTCGCCGCGATTGCCGCCTTTACGCTCCTGACCGCGAGTATCATCGCGCTCAGACAGGACAACCTCAAGCGGCGGCTGGCGTACTCGACGATTAGCCAGCTCTCGTATATTGTGCTGGGACTGGGTCTGCTCCACGGGCAGGCGCTGACCGGCGGACTGCTTCACATCCCCGCGCATGCGTTCATGAAGCTCACGCTGTTCTTCTGTGCCGGCGCGATCCACGTCGAAACGCATACTGATGACATCAGCGACATGGCTGGCATCGGGAGACGGATGCCGCTAACGATGGCCGCCTTCGCCGTCGCCGCGGCCGGGATGGCCGGGATTCCGCTGGTCGCTGGCTTCGTCAGCAAGTGGTATCTCGTCATCGGCGCGCTGAGTCTCGAAAGCGGTGGACTCGTATTTGCCGCCGCGCTGCTGGTCTCGGGCGTCCTCAACATCGCGTACTTCTGGCCAATCGTCTATCAGGCGTACTTCGAGTCACCGGAGAGCCACGACGAGAAGCCACTCATCGGGGGACCGTTCGGCGGACGAGACGAGGTTCGGGCCGACGGCGGTGAGGACCACGAATCAGACGCTGCCGACGGTCACATCGACGAGGGAGAGGTGCCGAGACCGGAACATGTTGACCACCTCGGAAAACACGACGAGGAGCACGAACACCACGGCGGCCCGCCCGCGGGCGGCTGGGACGACCGCGGCTGGCGCGGCGGCGAGAGCACGTGGTTCATGCTCGGGCCGATACTGACCGCGGCCACGCTGTCGCTCCTGCTGGGGACAGTGCCGTACACCGCTGTATTCCTACGAATCGTCGACACCATCGTCGGTAACCTCCCGGGGGTGGTGGCCTGA
- a CDS encoding DUF2298 domain-containing protein: MQYGLLAIWLALYLLLLYAGGTVAGLLFPRFADRGLAFGVPVAVSILWLVTYFVGRLSLTLGIWLGVVVLATGTVAVWRVDSAPDPRTYAETAGVFTVGFLFLVVIRAFDPAIVPIGGEKFLDFGLLQSLMRADSLPLEDMWFAGEPVAYYYGGHLIAAILTRVTGTGGQFAYNLALAGFYATLVTAAYGLAGAVASERGLPRRLAAGLTAFCVGFASNLSTPAKFVIWLLPGGLGQSVAERAGYELKGLAAGPDSFSYWDASRVIEDTASDFGTYEPSVALVIDEFPLFSWLNGDMHAHMMSTGFLLLAAALCFSYYQTPAAERRRRIGLLFAALPAVAGIMAVTNTWSFPSMGGLALLTVTVAPADPTTLLPKAIEQRLRLNGLGQEGVRIGMGLGVAAVVLVLGLLWSLPFWLGPASGREIAVLPDRTSLLELLAVHGLFVAPFWLYLYAQTGRAVGRSTARIVGLVAVGTAALAATLDIAAVGLLGPLLLGAWLFARSPTLDRTVDAVPALADGGDRPVGFESVLILAGAGLVLLVEFIFVRENIGRMNTVFKTYMQVWVLWGVAAGPVLAWLLTRWRPTGKQARKWTNIGVRAFVALLVCSASLYGVFALSNHVEYAGDPTLDGLAYLDDDHPEEAEAIRWLDETTTGRPTIVTAAPADYEWVADEGKGASAPSSLTGLPTVAGWTHEAQYRNDTVYDRRVDDVATIYTGDAPEQRRLLEAYDVRYVYVGPVEQARYGDVTVDQLQGVTVAKQAGGVTIYRVRPEYF; the protein is encoded by the coding sequence ATGCAATACGGGCTCCTCGCCATCTGGCTCGCCCTCTACCTCCTGTTACTGTACGCTGGCGGAACCGTCGCTGGACTGCTGTTTCCCCGCTTTGCCGACCGCGGACTCGCCTTCGGCGTCCCGGTCGCCGTCTCGATACTATGGCTGGTCACCTACTTCGTCGGTCGCCTCTCGTTGACGCTTGGCATCTGGCTCGGCGTCGTCGTGCTCGCAACGGGTACGGTAGCTGTCTGGCGGGTCGACAGCGCACCCGACCCCCGAACCTACGCCGAAACGGCCGGCGTATTCACAGTCGGGTTTCTGTTTCTCGTCGTCATTCGAGCGTTCGACCCTGCAATCGTCCCCATCGGCGGCGAGAAGTTCCTCGATTTCGGACTATTGCAGTCGCTCATGCGGGCCGACAGCCTTCCGCTAGAGGACATGTGGTTCGCCGGCGAGCCGGTCGCGTACTACTACGGCGGGCATCTCATCGCAGCGATTCTGACCAGGGTAACGGGGACCGGAGGGCAGTTCGCGTACAATCTCGCGCTAGCGGGGTTTTACGCCACGCTGGTCACGGCGGCGTACGGACTGGCGGGCGCTGTCGCGAGCGAACGCGGCCTCCCGCGGCGACTGGCCGCCGGCCTCACGGCGTTCTGTGTCGGGTTTGCCAGTAACCTATCGACGCCTGCCAAGTTCGTCATCTGGCTCTTGCCCGGCGGGCTGGGCCAGAGCGTCGCCGAACGGGCCGGTTACGAATTGAAAGGGCTCGCAGCGGGGCCAGACTCGTTCAGCTACTGGGACGCGAGCCGTGTCATCGAAGACACGGCATCTGATTTCGGCACATACGAGCCCAGTGTGGCGCTAGTCATCGATGAGTTCCCGCTGTTCTCCTGGCTCAACGGCGACATGCACGCCCACATGATGAGCACGGGCTTCCTGTTGCTCGCCGCTGCGCTCTGTTTCAGCTACTACCAGACGCCGGCCGCCGAACGCCGGCGGCGGATCGGACTACTTTTCGCTGCGCTCCCGGCCGTCGCGGGCATCATGGCCGTAACGAACACGTGGTCGTTCCCATCGATGGGCGGGCTGGCACTGCTGACAGTGACCGTCGCGCCGGCTGACCCGACGACGCTCCTGCCAAAGGCCATCGAACAGCGACTCCGACTGAACGGCCTAGGCCAAGAGGGTGTCCGGATCGGAATGGGACTGGGCGTCGCTGCTGTCGTTCTGGTGCTGGGACTACTCTGGTCGCTACCGTTCTGGCTCGGCCCGGCGAGCGGGCGCGAGATCGCCGTCCTGCCAGACCGGACCTCGCTGCTGGAGTTGCTGGCCGTCCACGGCCTGTTCGTCGCTCCGTTCTGGCTGTACCTGTACGCCCAGACCGGGCGCGCCGTCGGGCGGAGTACAGCCCGCATTGTCGGTCTCGTGGCCGTCGGCACGGCGGCACTGGCGGCGACGCTCGACATCGCGGCGGTCGGCCTGCTCGGGCCTCTACTGCTGGGCGCGTGGCTGTTCGCGCGCTCACCGACGCTTGACAGAACAGTCGATGCGGTCCCGGCGCTCGCTGACGGCGGCGACCGGCCCGTCGGCTTCGAGTCCGTGCTGATTCTCGCCGGCGCGGGCCTGGTTCTACTGGTCGAGTTTATTTTCGTCAGGGAGAACATCGGTCGGATGAACACCGTCTTCAAGACGTACATGCAGGTGTGGGTGCTCTGGGGGGTCGCCGCCGGCCCCGTACTGGCGTGGCTGCTCACCCGTTGGCGGCCGACCGGCAAGCAGGCACGAAAATGGACCAACATCGGCGTCCGGGCGTTCGTCGCCCTGCTTGTCTGTTCGGCATCCCTGTACGGCGTGTTCGCGCTCTCGAACCACGTCGAGTACGCCGGCGACCCCACGCTGGACGGGCTGGCGTATCTCGACGACGACCATCCCGAGGAGGCCGAGGCAATCCGGTGGCTCGACGAGACGACGACTGGACGGCCGACCATCGTCACGGCCGCCCCCGCTGACTACGAGTGGGTCGCCGACGAGGGCAAGGGCGCGAGCGCGCCGTCGAGCCTGACCGGGCTGCCGACCGTCGCGGGCTGGACCCACGAAGCCCAGTACCGCAACGACACGGTGTACGACCGCCGCGTCGACGATGTGGCGACGATTTACACCGGCGACGCGCCCGAGCAGCGCCGGCTGCTCGAAGCGTATGACGTGCGCTACGTCTACGTCGGTCCGGTCGAACAGGCCCGCTACGGCGACGTAACTGTCGACCAGCTACAGGGAGTCACCGTCGCGAAACAAGCCGGCGGCGTCACGATCTATCGGGTCCGACCGGAGTACTTCTGA
- a CDS encoding type IV pilin, whose translation MDIKQLIHDDDAVSPVIGVILMVAITVILAAVIASFVLGLGDQAQQATPQASFSWEYDASKADDGYGYLSVTHDGGDTIEAGSLYTRGSGIEATGSNGLDSSDIDFEDGDESWDDSDAFGASGSEVSAGNSMVIAASDSYDLRVVYEPPEGDTSATLAQDTGPDA comes from the coding sequence ATGGATATCAAACAACTCATCCACGACGACGACGCAGTGTCGCCGGTCATCGGGGTCATCCTGATGGTCGCAATCACGGTCATTCTGGCCGCAGTAATCGCCTCCTTCGTGCTCGGTCTCGGAGATCAGGCACAGCAGGCAACGCCGCAGGCGAGCTTCTCATGGGAATACGATGCCTCAAAAGCCGATGATGGATACGGATACCTATCGGTAACCCACGACGGCGGAGATACCATTGAAGCAGGAAGCCTCTATACTAGAGGTAGTGGAATAGAGGCTACCGGCTCGAATGGGTTGGATTCATCAGATATAGACTTCGAGGATGGAGATGAATCTTGGGACGACTCTGATGCGTTTGGAGCGAGTGGGAGTGAGGTATCTGCTGGAAATAGTATGGTAATTGCCGCTTCTGATTCGTACGATCTCCGAGTTGTTTACGAACCGCCAGAAGGTGACACGTCCGCAACGCTCGCACAGGATACCGGTCCTGACGCATAA
- a CDS encoding 30S ribosomal protein S27e yields MAGSFITVECPDCENEQTLFEKAASEVSCAVCGHTIARPTGGKADIEGEVTAVVEAR; encoded by the coding sequence ATGGCAGGAAGCTTCATCACCGTCGAATGCCCCGACTGCGAGAACGAACAGACGCTCTTCGAGAAGGCCGCGAGCGAGGTCTCGTGTGCCGTCTGTGGCCACACCATCGCCCGTCCGACGGGCGGGAAGGCCGACATCGAAGGCGAAGTGACCGCCGTCGTCGAGGCCCGATAG
- a CDS encoding Na(+)/H(+) antiporter subunit D, giving the protein MSMLTMVPPVVVLLALAIVVSRLPRRAGHAVGALVPALAVPWAVMVPEGAHLQTQFLGFEAVLLNVDPFSRLMGIIFGLIAAVAVLYSYASEADTTQTGYALSYVATSFGAVFAGDWLTLIFFWELMAVTSTLLVWHYGGKAVRAGFRYALLHGLGGTLLMAAILRHYVAVETFLFASVPGGPETAGITSGLAAALAAIGIGVNVGFIGLHAWLPDTYPRPHIAASVFLCVFTTKTGVYGMYRAFPNGHEAIAYMGGGMAIFGALFALFQNDMRRLLSYHIQSQVGYMVAGVGIGSPLAQAGAFAHVFNHILYKGLLFMTAGVVIYRTGTESLKKLGGLWREMPITAGAFSVAALSIAGFPGFNGFVSKGIIISGSHYTFGKGPLPLGEFYTLEWMLLLGGVGTFMSFIKFGYYAFFHGEYGSSVPDANRLQSVAMVSVAALCVIYGVYDTALFTILPFDVTSDAVVDHVYETYTVPHLIEGVVLAVLGLIGFAVTKKPLSKLGRVPDVDSLYNPAVFYGSRGLVVGVTELYAAVDRVVVRATGIVTRAVTSPDDVIQRLRDDDSLVHPMRAGIGLSILILAVFVTVALLALS; this is encoded by the coding sequence ATGTCGATGCTGACGATGGTGCCGCCGGTCGTCGTCCTACTGGCGCTGGCAATCGTCGTCTCCCGGCTCCCGCGGCGTGCCGGACACGCGGTCGGTGCGCTTGTGCCTGCGCTCGCGGTGCCGTGGGCCGTCATGGTGCCCGAGGGCGCACACCTCCAGACACAGTTCCTCGGCTTCGAGGCCGTCCTGCTGAACGTCGATCCGTTCTCGCGGCTGATGGGTATCATCTTCGGGCTCATCGCTGCGGTCGCTGTCCTCTACTCCTACGCCAGCGAAGCGGACACGACACAGACCGGGTACGCCCTCTCGTACGTCGCGACCAGTTTCGGGGCCGTCTTCGCCGGCGACTGGCTGACGCTCATCTTCTTCTGGGAGCTGATGGCCGTCACCAGCACGCTGCTGGTGTGGCACTACGGGGGCAAGGCCGTCCGGGCCGGCTTCCGGTACGCCCTGCTGCACGGACTGGGCGGCACGCTGTTGATGGCCGCGATTCTCCGACACTACGTCGCGGTGGAGACGTTCCTGTTCGCGTCAGTGCCGGGCGGTCCGGAAACGGCCGGAATCACGTCTGGGCTGGCTGCCGCCTTAGCCGCTATCGGTATCGGCGTCAACGTCGGCTTTATCGGCCTGCACGCGTGGCTCCCCGACACCTATCCGCGCCCGCACATCGCCGCTAGCGTCTTCCTCTGTGTGTTCACGACAAAAACCGGCGTCTACGGGATGTACCGCGCGTTCCCCAACGGCCACGAGGCCATCGCGTACATGGGCGGTGGAATGGCTATCTTCGGCGCACTGTTCGCGCTGTTCCAGAACGACATGCGGCGGCTCCTCTCGTATCACATCCAGTCACAGGTCGGGTACATGGTCGCCGGCGTCGGTATCGGGTCGCCACTGGCTCAGGCCGGCGCGTTCGCCCACGTGTTCAACCACATCCTCTACAAGGGCCTGCTGTTCATGACTGCCGGTGTTGTCATCTACCGGACCGGCACAGAGAGCCTGAAGAAGCTCGGCGGTCTCTGGCGAGAGATGCCCATCACCGCGGGCGCGTTCTCGGTCGCCGCACTGTCTATCGCCGGCTTCCCCGGGTTCAACGGGTTCGTCAGTAAGGGGATCATCATCTCCGGGAGCCACTATACTTTCGGCAAGGGACCGCTCCCGCTTGGTGAGTTCTATACGCTCGAATGGATGCTGCTGCTGGGCGGCGTCGGCACGTTCATGTCGTTCATCAAGTTCGGCTACTACGCGTTCTTCCACGGCGAGTACGGCAGCAGTGTCCCGGACGCGAACCGTCTGCAGAGCGTCGCAATGGTGTCCGTCGCCGCACTCTGTGTCATCTACGGTGTGTACGACACGGCGCTGTTCACCATCCTTCCGTTCGACGTGACGAGCGACGCCGTTGTCGACCACGTCTACGAAACCTACACCGTCCCCCACCTCATCGAGGGGGTCGTCCTCGCCGTCCTCGGGCTTATTGGCTTCGCGGTGACGAAAAAGCCGCTCTCGAAGCTCGGCCGCGTCCCGGATGTCGATTCGCTGTACAACCCCGCCGTCTTCTATGGCTCTCGCGGGCTCGTCGTCGGCGTGACCGAACTGTACGCCGCCGTCGACCGTGTGGTGGTCCGTGCGACGGGCATCGTCACACGAGCGGTGACTTCCCCGGACGACGTTATCCAGCGGCTCCGTGACGACGATAGTCTCGTGCATCCAATGCGGGCCGGCATCGGACTCAGCATCCTCATTCTTGCAGTATTCGTTACAGTAGCGCTGCTGGCCCTTTCATGA
- the hpt gene encoding hypoxanthine/guanine phosphoribosyltransferase: protein MDRLKKSLLEAPIIEKEGYHYFVHPISDGVPMLRPELLREIVIKIIRKAELDDVDKIVTPAAMGIHISTAVSLMTDIPLVVVRKRQYGLDGEVSLSQVTGYSESEMYVNDVYEGDQVLVLDDVLSTGGTLAGLTGALEDIGADIRDIVCVIKKADGTNKLDEAGYDAKTLINVQVIDGEVTIVDEHGDD, encoded by the coding sequence ATGGACCGACTCAAGAAGTCCCTACTCGAAGCGCCAATTATCGAGAAGGAAGGCTACCACTACTTCGTCCACCCCATCAGCGACGGGGTCCCGATGCTTCGACCGGAACTTCTGCGCGAAATCGTCATCAAGATCATCCGGAAGGCAGAACTGGACGACGTCGACAAGATCGTCACACCGGCGGCGATGGGTATCCATATCTCGACAGCCGTCTCGCTGATGACCGATATCCCGCTCGTTGTTGTCCGCAAGCGTCAGTACGGGCTTGATGGGGAAGTATCACTGTCACAGGTAACTGGCTACTCCGAGAGCGAGATGTACGTCAACGACGTGTACGAGGGCGACCAGGTACTCGTACTCGACGACGTGCTTTCGACCGGCGGGACGCTGGCCGGGCTCACGGGCGCGCTCGAAGACATCGGCGCCGACATCCGCGACATCGTCTGTGTCATCAAGAAGGCCGACGGGACGAACAAGCTCGACGAAGCGGGCTACGACGCCAAGACGCTGATCAACGTCCAAGTCATCGACGGTGAAGTCACTATCGTCGACGAGCACGGCGACGACTAG
- a CDS encoding GtrA family protein, with amino-acid sequence MIDIEQQVRRIVPDRFESLVSGVRFGQFVSVGVVGAISDNTVLAVLGLAFGVSDMWAKAAGVETAILVMFLVNEHWTFAGQGETGRRSFAKRLGKSHLVRSGGVAVQLAVYWLLTQWLMIELVIAGTDLWFIAASPLAIGVAMLVNYVAESVFTWQVHADG; translated from the coding sequence ATGATCGACATCGAACAGCAGGTTCGCCGAATCGTTCCCGACCGGTTCGAGTCCCTTGTGTCGGGCGTTCGCTTCGGCCAGTTCGTCTCCGTCGGTGTCGTCGGCGCGATCAGCGACAACACGGTCCTCGCCGTGCTCGGCCTGGCGTTCGGCGTCAGCGACATGTGGGCCAAGGCTGCCGGCGTCGAAACGGCGATTCTCGTGATGTTTCTGGTCAACGAACACTGGACGTTCGCGGGCCAGGGTGAGACAGGTCGCCGTTCGTTCGCCAAGCGCCTCGGCAAGTCCCACCTGGTTCGGTCCGGCGGCGTCGCGGTCCAGCTCGCAGTTTACTGGCTACTTACGCAGTGGCTGATGATTGAACTCGTTATCGCCGGGACTGACCTGTGGTTCATCGCCGCGAGCCCGCTCGCCATTGGGGTCGCGATGCTGGTCAACTACGTCGCCGAGAGTGTCTTCACCTGGCAGGTCCATGCGGACGGGTGA
- a CDS encoding DUF7344 domain-containing protein, translated as MSKQVERSDSAVDDDLSKGEIFDVLQNERRRYTLQYLREHDGPIQLGDLASHVAAQEYDCPNTAVTSAQRKRVYTTLQQSHLPRMHEAGIIDYDDENGTISKTAHTEELTVYLEIVPGSEFPWREYYLSLGAVSLAIVTILWVGVYPFTVIPPLVWATLIAIVLSVSAGYHTYAGREMTLTEYVAQEAESDD; from the coding sequence ATGAGTAAGCAGGTAGAACGGTCAGACTCCGCTGTGGATGACGACCTTTCAAAAGGCGAGATATTCGATGTCCTGCAGAATGAGCGGCGTCGGTACACGCTTCAGTATCTGCGGGAACACGACGGGCCGATACAGCTCGGTGACCTCGCGTCACACGTTGCGGCACAGGAGTACGACTGCCCGAACACGGCTGTCACGAGCGCACAACGGAAACGTGTCTACACCACGTTACAGCAGTCCCATCTCCCGCGGATGCATGAGGCGGGCATCATCGATTACGACGACGAGAACGGGACGATCTCCAAGACGGCACACACGGAGGAACTCACTGTCTATCTTGAAATCGTGCCGGGGAGCGAGTTTCCCTGGCGCGAGTACTACCTTTCGCTCGGCGCGGTCAGTCTGGCAATCGTGACGATTCTCTGGGTCGGCGTCTATCCGTTCACGGTGATTCCGCCGCTTGTCTGGGCCACGCTGATCGCCATTGTACTCAGCGTCTCCGCAGGCTATCACACCTACGCCGGTCGTGAGATGACACTGACCGAGTACGTGGCACAGGAAGCCGAGTCCGACGACTGA